Proteins encoded within one genomic window of Columba livia isolate bColLiv1 breed racing homer chromosome 1, bColLiv1.pat.W.v2, whole genome shotgun sequence:
- the ELK3 gene encoding ETS domain-containing protein Elk-3 isoform X2 produces MDPHAVEISRENLLLQDSDCKMPSESRDQHKHSLSALKSTSRNEYIHSGLYSSFTINSLQNQPDPYKPIKTEKLEEKSEGNTPVEEVRTVIRFVTNKTDKQVMRPMVSLPSTSETAAASAFLSSSVSAKISSLMLPNSASISSPSSSSSRSPSLSPTSPLPAEHRSLFLESNCHDSDSLEPLNLSSGSKAKSPSLPPKAKKPKGLEISAPPMVLSSTDIGSIALNSPALPSGSLTPAFFTAQTPNGLLLTPSPLLSSIHFWSSLSPVAPLSPARLQGPNTLFQFPTLLNGHIPVPLPSLDGASSPVLLSPNAQKS; encoded by the exons atggatCCGCATGCTGTGGAAATCAGCAGAGAGAACCTTTTGCTGCAGGACAGCGACTGTAAGATGCCTTCTGAGAGCAGGGATCAGCACAAGCACAGCTTGTCAGCACTCAAAAGCACAAGTCGTAATGAATATATCCACTCTGGCCTGTACTCCTCCTTCACTATCAACTCTCTGCAGAACCAGCCAGATCCTTACAAGccaatcaaaacagaaaaactggagGAGAAGTCAGAAGGGAACACACCAGTCGAAGAAGTTCGGACTGTTATAAGATTCGtgacaaacaaaacagacaaacaagtGATGAGGCCCATGGTGTCATTGCCTTCCACTTCCGAaacagcagctgcctctgcttttctcagctcGTCAGTATCAGCTAAAATATCTTCCTTAATGCTACCCAACAGTGCCAGCATTTCATCTCCATCATCATCTTCCTCCAGGTCACCGTCTCTGTCTCCCACCTCACCCCTTCCTGCAGAACACAGGAGCCTCTTCCTTGAGTCCAATTGCCACGACTCAGATTCCCTTGAGCCTCTGAACCTCTCCTCAGGCTCCAAGGCAAAATCTCCATCTCTTCCCCCAAAGGCTAAAAAGCCCAAAGGCTTGGAAATCTCCGCCCCCCCCATGGTTCTCTCCAGCACTGACATCGGTTCCATCGCCCTCAACAGCCCCGCTCTTCCTTCGGGATCCCTGACTCCAGCTTTCTTCACTGCACAG aCCCCAAATGGATTATTGCTGACTCCAAGCCCGCTGCTGTCTAGCATTCATTTCTGGAGCAGCCTCAGTCCTGTTGCTCCTCTGAGTcctgccaggctgcagggacCAAACACTCTGTTCCAG TTTCCAACTCTGCTAAATGGCCACATCCCGGTGCCGCTCCCCAGCCTGGACGGAGCCTCTTCGCCAGTCCTGCTCTCTCCAAACGCTCAGAAATCCTGA